A window of Halopseudomonas sabulinigri genomic DNA:
GAATACCGGCGGCCACGGTCGCCATCAGCCAGGCTTCAGAGCCACGCGAGCTGAACGGGCGCACCAGAAAGCGTTCGACCGCCAGCCCGTAAACGGCGCAGAGGGTCAGGGTCATGGGTACCGCTAGCCAGATCGGCCAGCCCCAGGTGATATGAAAGCTGTAACCCAGCACGGCGCCGACCATCATGGCGCTGCCCTGGGCAAAGTTCACCGTTCGCGAGACCACGTAGGTAATGTGAAAGCCCAGCGCCAGCAGGGCATACATACTGCCCAGTCCGAGACCGCTAATAAGGGCGGCGGTAATCATGTTGATGCTCCTTCAAGGCGGCGACGGGTTACGCCGCCGCGGTATAGCCAGGTAATGCGAGTTTGCTCAGGGCTTGACCGGCACGATGCTGCCGTCAACAAAGTGGGTAAAGATGTAGTCCTTTGGCCCCAGGGCGTCGTGCTGCTCGGGGGTGAAGGCAGGCTTGTAGTCCTTGATCAGGCCCTTGTACTCGTCAATGGCATAAAACCCATCGCGTACCGCGGTGCCGTCGGTCGAGCCGGCCTTTTCAATCGCCAGGGCAGCCAGGTGCATGCCGTCATAGGCGTTGGCGATGCCGACTGCCGGGGTGATGTCGGCCAGGGTTTTGATCTCGGGGTACTTGGCTTTCAACGCGGCCAGTACCTGATCGCCCTTGGCGCTGTTGTTGTCGGTAAATACGTAGGTCTGGATGAAGTGCACACGGCTGGCGTTCGGGCCGGCCAGCTCACTGAAACGGCCACCGGCCGGACCCCAGTGGGAAACTACTGGCACGTCCCACTCCATGCGGTCCAGCGATTTGACCACCTGCGCCGAGGGGCCAACGTTGCCGACCATCAGCAGGGTATCAGCGCCGGCATTTTTCAGGCGGGTGAGCTGCGGGATCACGTCCAGGTCGCTGCTTTCAATACGCTCGATGCCGGCCCACTCCATATCGCGCGACTCCAGCGCATGGCGGAAACCTTTCTCGTTGGACTCACCCCAGGGGTTGTTGATCAGCAGCATGCCCGGCTTGCTCATGCCGTACTCATCGATGCCGTATTGCACCAGGGCTTCATCGACGATCTCGTCCATGGCCGACACGCGGAACACGTAGTTGTCCTTGGCACCGTTCTGAGTAATGGAGGTGCCGGCGGCCCACGGGCCCATGAAAGGCACTTTCATCTGATTGACCAGCGGCACTATGGCCAGCGACACCGGGGTGTCCAGGCCGCCAAACAGCACCGCGACCTTCTCGCGCTGCACCAGCTCGCGGGCTGCCAGCATGCCCTTGGCCGGGTTGCTTTCATCGTCGCGGCGGATCAGCTCGACCGGCTGGCCAAGAATGCCGCCGGCGGCGTTGATCTCGTCGATGGCGATGGTCAGACCACGGGTCAGCGCTTCACCAGATTTCGCCGATTGGCCCGACAGCGCCGCAACCAGACCGATCTTGATGGTGTCGGCGGCCTGCACCGGGCTCAGCACCATGAAGCTCAACGCGGTGACCACAGCGGCCTGTGGCCAGAGTCGGCGCAACGGGGTAAGTACCTTTTTCATGTTGTTTCTCCTTGATGGCTAGCATTTGTACGATATTTGCTAGCAAAATGGAGGCCATGCTTTAAAACCGGAATTCAACCGCGTTTTAGCCGGTTTTTTGCCATTTTTGCGCACCCTGGTGGTGCGCTGCGCACCGAATTCAGGCAGTGGCAGCGATGCCCTGCGTTTAGTAAACAGTGAGTAATCAAGAGACAGACAATGAGCATTGAAAATCAGGCGGTACAGATTGTTAGCGATTTTCTGGCGGCGTCCATGGCGCCAGACCCGGTCAAGGCCGCTACCTATATGAGCAGCGATGTACGCATCACCTTCACTGGTGGCCGCGTGATGCCCTCAGCGACCGAGATCACCGCGTTCAACGCCGCGCGCTACAACTGGGTAAAGAAAGAACTGGGCCAGTTCGACTGGACCGAGCACGCCGACCACACGGTGGTGTACTCCAACGGCACGCTGTACGGCGAATGGCCCGATGGCCGCAGCTTCAGCGGTAACCGCTATCTTGATCGTTTTGAGGTGCGCAACGGCAAGATCACCCGCATGGATGTGTGGAATGACAGCGCCGAATGGATTCTGGTCCCCGCGATCGCTAAACCCTGAAGATCAACGCGGCGGCAGCGCCGCAGTGAGTTGCCCGTGTTGTTCGCCGAAAGCGCTGGGCGTTAGCCCCATGTGCCGGCGAAAGGCGGCGATGAAAGCCGAGGTCGAGTCGTAGCCGCAGGCCAGTGACACATCGGTCACCCGTTCGCCCTGCTGCAGCAGGGGCAGGGCACTGAGCAGCCGCAGGCGCTGGCGCCAGGCCCGGAAGCTCAGCCCTGTGTGCTGCACAAACAGCCGGGTCAGGGTTTTCTCCGATAGCGCTAGTTGCTGCGCCCAGTCACTGAGGGTGTCGGGCAGGTCGGGGCTGCGATATAGCGCTTCGCACAGCGGCTGCAGGCGCGGTTCGGTCGGCCAGGGAAGGTATAACCCGGTATCGGCAGCGGCTTGCAGTTGATCCAGCAGAACCGCGACCAGACGGCCATCGGCGCTGCGCTCATCGTACTCGGCGGGCAGGCTGCCGAAGTGGTTGATCAGCTCGCGCGTCAGCGGATTGATCTCCAGCACCTTGCAGTGCTCTGCCACCCAGGGAATGGCGCTACGCTCGATATACAGGCTGCGCATCTCGGTGGCCGGTGAGCTGATCACGGCGTGCGGCAGATCCGGCGGTACCAGGATGGCCCGCTGCGGCGGGGCAAGAAAGCGGCCGCGTGCGGTGTGCACCGACAGCACCCCGCGAATGGCGTACGACAATTGCGCCCAAGGATGGCTGTGCCACTCGGTGGCGGCACTGCGCGGCAGCGACTCCACTCGCGCATAGAGCGGGCGGGGCAGGCCAGCCAGCTCGGGTACGCTGCGGTGAATGGGTGATTTGTGTCCGTTTTTCGACATTGTGTTGTCAGATCGCGTTAGTCGGTCGTGATGGCACACAGTAAACTGCGGCATTGCTGGTAACAAGCCAGTCGTTCGTAAGCCGCTGTGATAGGTAACTCCTGATAACACGCAGCACCGATAAAGAGAGCAGAGCATGGCTAGACCGCGTTTCCTTCCCGATAACATGACCCTTTGCCTGATCGCCGTGGTGATCGCTGCCAGCCTGTTCCCGGTCAGTGGCCAGGCGGCGGTGGCCTTCGATGGGTTGACCAACGCGGCCATAGCCCTGCTGTTTTTCATGCACGGCGCCAAGCTGTCACGCGAGGCGATCATCTCCGGCATGACGCACTGGCGCCTGCACCTGCTGGTATTTGCCTGCACATTTATTCTTTTCCCGCTGTTGGGGCTGGCGCTGAAACCCGTGCTGGTGCCGCTGGTCGGAGATGAGCTCTATCTGGGCATCCTGTTTCTCTGTGCGTTGCCGGCCACAGTGCAGTCGGCGATTGCGTTCACCTCGCTGGCGCGGGGTAATGTGGCGGCTGCGGTGTGCAGTGCGGCGACGTCGAGCCTGCTGGGTATCTTTGTCACGCCGCTGCTGGTGCTGCTGATGATCGGCGCCCAGGCCGGTGAGTCCAACACGCTGGATGCCATCGGCAAGATCGTGGTGCAGCTGCTGCTGCCGTTTATCGCTGGTCAGATTGCCCGGCGCTGGATTGGCGACTGGGTGACCCGCAACAAGGGCTGGCTCAAGTCGGTGGATCAGGGCTCGATTCTGCTGGTGGTGTTTGGTGCCTTCAGTCACGCGGTGGTAGAGGGTATCTGGCAGCAGGTGCCGCTGTTCCAATTGGCCGGTCTGGTGATCGCCTGCTGTCTGCTGCTGGCGCTGGTGCTGTTTATCGTCAGCTTTCTGGCCCGCCGCGCTGGCTTCAATACGGAAGATCGCATCACCATCCTGTTTGCCGGCTCGAAGAAGAGTCTGGCCACCGGGGTACCCATGGCGCAGGTATTGTTTGCCGGCGGCGCGATTGGTGCGCTGATTCTGCCGCTGATGCTGTTCCACCAGATTCAGCTGATGGTCTGTGCGGTGCTGGCGGAGCGGTATGCGCGGCGGCCTGAAGTGGCAGAGGGCGCGGTGGCCGACTCCTGATCGGCCCCCGTTCCACCGGGCTTCTGACGGCTAGAGGCCCGGCGCAGTCTGCTATGAGAGCTTGAACGCGCAAGTGACAAGCTTAGTTGCCGATATCTCTGAAGCTCGCACAGGTATGGTCCAGGAAGCGTTCAACCTTATCTATTGCGCGCTCACTCAGGGTGACCAGCCGAATACGCTTGTCGGTCTCACACTCGTGCTCAATCAATACGCCATCGTCAATGGCCTTTTGAACGTACTTCACCGCCGTACGCCGGCTGATATTGGGCATCAGATTATAAAGCTCGGTTTTCGGCTGTGGGGTGTCGTGGCGCATTAGCCACATCTGGGTAAACAGGTCGCAATAGTTCAGGTCGCTGAGCGTTGTATCTGCGAAAGTCTCTGCCCAGAAGCTGTCAATCGCAAAAATTGCCTGAGCGGCCTGGATACGCTGCGTGTTGGCTTTCTTCATCCGGGTGCTGGTGTCCGTGTCGGTCGATGCTTTTATTAGGCGTCATTGTCATGGCTTGTGCAACGTTGCACCTGTTTCAGGCAGCGCGAGTGCAAAGCCTCACTCGCCTTTAGTCAAGCTGTGTGACCTATTTCGCGATCCCTACCCGTGTTGCACAGAACATAAAGTGCGCACTACGCCGTTGTGTTTTGGCTTCCTCCCTGAAAAGGGAAGCGCGGCGGGCTGGTCGTCGCAATCTGGTGCACCTTGCCGCGCGCTGCGCTTGATCTGTGCACAATTGCATCTAAGTGCGAGCGTGCTCATACATGCTGAAGTGCATGTAAAACAAGGGAATATGCAACTTTGCATCTATATGGCATGGGCTTTGCTACCTCTTGGTAAGGCAACTTATCAGGCTGGAGTAGTTTCATGCGACTGGATTTGTTCAAGACGCTGTGGGGGCACGCGGGCAGTGTGCAAGAGGCCGCAACCTTGGCGGTAGACGCAGGATTTGTGGGCTTGGAGGCACCAGCGCCGGCTGATGATGCGGCGGTGGAGCAATTGCAGGCCACGCTGACGGAGCATCGGCTCGATTACATTGCCGAGATATGTACCACCGGCAGTTACGTACCTGATCGCCATGCCACGCCGGAGGACCACCTGGTGTCTCTGGAGCAGAAACTCCAGCGCAGCAAACGGCTGAACCCGCGTTTTTGTAACGTCATGGGAGGCTGTGACGCCTGGCCGCTGGACGTGCAGATCGATTTCTTTCGGCGTGCCAAGGATCTCGCTGACCGGTGCGGGATCATCTGCAGCTTTGAAACCCACCGGGGCCGCTCATTTTTCAATCCCTGGGTAACGCGTGACGTGCTGCGTGCCTTGCCCGATCTGCGTATCACCTGTGATTTCAGCCATTGGGTGGTGGTCTGTGAGCGGCTCATGGATGCGGAATGGGAAACCATTTTGGAAGTGGCGGAGCAAGCGCATCACGTGCATAGCCGGGTGGGTTATGACCAAGGCCCGCAAGTTCCTCACCCTGCAGCGCCGGAGTACGCCGTGGCGCTGGAATCCCACGAACGTTGCTGGCAGGCGATCTGGGCCAGCCAGAGCAAGCGAAACTACGCCAGCAGCACCATGACCCCGGAATTTGGGCCGGACGGTTATCTGCACACCCAGCCTTTTACCAGTATGCCGGTCGCTGACCTTTGGCAGGTAAACCGCTGGATAGGCTTGCGTGAGCGTGATCAATTCGAGGTCTGGCGAGCTGCGCGCAAAGAAAGCGCTGGCG
This region includes:
- a CDS encoding ABC transporter substrate-binding protein, which produces MKKVLTPLRRLWPQAAVVTALSFMVLSPVQAADTIKIGLVAALSGQSAKSGEALTRGLTIAIDEINAAGGILGQPVELIRRDDESNPAKGMLAARELVQREKVAVLFGGLDTPVSLAIVPLVNQMKVPFMGPWAAGTSITQNGAKDNYVFRVSAMDEIVDEALVQYGIDEYGMSKPGMLLINNPWGESNEKGFRHALESRDMEWAGIERIESSDLDVIPQLTRLKNAGADTLLMVGNVGPSAQVVKSLDRMEWDVPVVSHWGPAGGRFSELAGPNASRVHFIQTYVFTDNNSAKGDQVLAALKAKYPEIKTLADITPAVGIANAYDGMHLAALAIEKAGSTDGTAVRDGFYAIDEYKGLIKDYKPAFTPEQHDALGPKDYIFTHFVDGSIVPVKP
- a CDS encoding nuclear transport factor 2 family protein produces the protein MSIENQAVQIVSDFLAASMAPDPVKAATYMSSDVRITFTGGRVMPSATEITAFNAARYNWVKKELGQFDWTEHADHTVVYSNGTLYGEWPDGRSFSGNRYLDRFEVRNGKITRMDVWNDSAEWILVPAIAKP
- a CDS encoding AraC family transcriptional regulator — protein: MSKNGHKSPIHRSVPELAGLPRPLYARVESLPRSAATEWHSHPWAQLSYAIRGVLSVHTARGRFLAPPQRAILVPPDLPHAVISSPATEMRSLYIERSAIPWVAEHCKVLEINPLTRELINHFGSLPAEYDERSADGRLVAVLLDQLQAAADTGLYLPWPTEPRLQPLCEALYRSPDLPDTLSDWAQQLALSEKTLTRLFVQHTGLSFRAWRQRLRLLSALPLLQQGERVTDVSLACGYDSTSAFIAAFRRHMGLTPSAFGEQHGQLTAALPPR
- a CDS encoding bile acid:sodium symporter family protein translates to MARPRFLPDNMTLCLIAVVIAASLFPVSGQAAVAFDGLTNAAIALLFFMHGAKLSREAIISGMTHWRLHLLVFACTFILFPLLGLALKPVLVPLVGDELYLGILFLCALPATVQSAIAFTSLARGNVAAAVCSAATSSLLGIFVTPLLVLLMIGAQAGESNTLDAIGKIVVQLLLPFIAGQIARRWIGDWVTRNKGWLKSVDQGSILLVVFGAFSHAVVEGIWQQVPLFQLAGLVIACCLLLALVLFIVSFLARRAGFNTEDRITILFAGSKKSLATGVPMAQVLFAGGAIGALILPLMLFHQIQLMVCAVLAERYARRPEVAEGAVADS
- a CDS encoding sugar phosphate isomerase/epimerase family protein; this translates as MRLDLFKTLWGHAGSVQEAATLAVDAGFVGLEAPAPADDAAVEQLQATLTEHRLDYIAEICTTGSYVPDRHATPEDHLVSLEQKLQRSKRLNPRFCNVMGGCDAWPLDVQIDFFRRAKDLADRCGIICSFETHRGRSFFNPWVTRDVLRALPDLRITCDFSHWVVVCERLMDAEWETILEVAEQAHHVHSRVGYDQGPQVPHPAAPEYAVALESHERCWQAIWASQSKRNYASSTMTPEFGPDGYLHTQPFTSMPVADLWQVNRWIGLRERDQFEVWRAARKESAGASA